The Candidatus Tumulicola sp. region GTCGTGTCGGTGACCCCCGGGGACGAGTAAACATTCATATCGTAGTGTACGTACGACTGGTGTTCTGCATAGAACCGAACACAAGCAAGGGAGGTTTCCAAGAGCAAACAAGAGCTCTCGCTCGCTACCGCACGCATATTCGCGAGTTCGAAGTCCATGCTGTCTGGGTATACGGTCAGGACGAGCGGGTCGGCCGAGTCGCTCGCAGGCCGGAGGTTTTTGACGCAACCTCCGGCTGACCAAACGTCAAATCGCCTTATACCACATTTCGGACATAGCCCTAGGCGTTGGTGGACGGGTGGAAGCCTCTCCAAACGCGAAAACCTTTACTACTCGACGCATCCCCCACAAAGAGCGCGGTCGCAATCTCAACATAGAGTTGCTGTCGGCCTTACCGAACATCCAGTTTCGGCCGACTTTCTATGGAGCCGGCAAGAACGGAGTCGGCTATGTCTTCCGTACCAAAGAAAACCACGACGGGCAACCTGTTCCTCGATCATCTTCCGTCGCACGTCTTGGACGCGATTCGGCCATCTTTGACGAATGTATCGCTCAAGCGTGGTGAGATTGTCTTCGAGTCCGACAGAGCCTTCGAAAAAGTTTTGTTCCCGATCGGCAGTATCGTGTCGATCGTGCTAGAGATGCTCGATGGTGCAACAGCGGAAGTGGGCCTCGTCGGACGCGAGGGAATGACGGACTTGTCTATCGTTTTGGGTCAGTCGGCGGCACAGCAACGGGCAATCGTACAAGTTCCCGACTCGGCGCAGTGTTTGCCGGTGTCCGCTCTTGGCAATCTGCTCGAAAAGGAGCCTGCGCTGAAGGCTTCGATGCTCAGATATGCGCAAGCGACCATAAACACGGGCACCTATTTGGCAGCTTGCAACAGCTTACACCCGACAAGTGAGCGTGGCGCGTTGGCTCCTCATGGCGCACGATCGTGTTAAAGGCGACGTAATACTCCTAACGCAGGAATTCCTGAGCCAGGTGCTGGGCGTTCAAAGGACAGGTGTAAATGTGGCCGCTGACGCGCTGCAAGAGGCTGGATTCATCTCTTACGCGCGCGGTCACAATACAATCTGAAATCGCGGCGGGCTTGAATCGGCCGCTTGCGAGTGCTACGACAGGATCGACGAAGCATATCAGACTGTCATGGGATTTTCCACGAAGAAGACAAGCTGGCACTCGGCATGTCACACTCACAAAGTCAGTGCAGACGGGGCAGCGCTTAACTCACAGTAAAGAGCGTCGCCGTGCGAGATTCATGGAACGGCGTAGTAACCTAGCTGTTAGTTACACGCTTCTTTTTACACAATACCAGACAAAAAGTCCGCCCTTTCTTGGCGCGTCCCTGAAAGACGAGAGCGCCCATCCGAACGACCAGCTACAAGTCCTCGAAGCGTATCCTAACTCGATCCGTAGCCGACGCTCTAAGCGCAGCGCCGAACATTCGCATCTCGTCGACGACACCCGCTATCTCGAAAAAACGCGAAATGCGTCCATACGGTGCGAACACATATATCGTGCGTCGGAAAGTGGTTCACATTGGCGTGCGTACCAAACGTACCGTACGAATCGGTTCCCGCCGGACCGGAGTTGAATGGCCGACACGTCGTAAAAAAAAACGAAGGTTTCTAGGCGAAATCCTGACCGCACGGTTGGTAGCAGGGGGAGCCGCCAACCCTCCGGGACCGTGCCACACCAGTGGAATACCGCGAAATTCCGCGGCGCATACGTCGAGCGCGCGATGGGCCACGGACGTGAAGGTGAGGCCGCCTCCGCTACCCACTTCGAGCGCACGAGCCCCGCGAGGCCGCCCATCATCGAATGTTATGCTGATACCCCGATCTGCTCGGGACGACCGATGCGCGCGTTCAGCTCGTTCTTTGCATACCGGCGGCCGAACATTCGCGGCAACGCCTAGATCTTTCCAATCCCCGAGCGGAGCAACTTCATTCTTGACTCGCTTCCCAGATTCGGCCGAACTGGCGCACGTTTGACTCGATAACTTCGTCCAGGTCGGCCTTCCAAATAGAGTCCGGTAGAGATTCGCTCGAAAAGATCTCGAGCACGTACGGTCGACCGTAGCCCGCCGCGCGGACCGCCTTCACGATCGCCACATTATCGATCGTGCCGTGACCCAGGCTGATGCGGTCCGCGCCGGAGCGCGGACGCCGCCAGTCGCTGATCTGCACGAGAAACGTTCGGTCCGCTGCGGCAGAAATGACGTCGTACAGGTTGGGAGTTTGAAAAACGTTCCAGGTGTCGACGCACAGCCCAAGGGCTGGATGGTCGATCGCGCGCACGAGCTCGAGCGCGCTATCCAAGCCCCACAGCGCGGTGTCCGAATTGAACAGTACCGGATTAAGAGGTTCGTATGCCAAGCGCATGCGCCGTTCGGCAGCGAAGTCGGCTAACTCCGCGAAGGCGTGCAGCGCGCGTTGGTACACGGCCTCAGTATTGCCTCCGGGCGCCGCCCCGGTGATGACGACGAACGGGGTTTGCTCGGGCACATGCTCGGCGATTCGGTCGATCGCGGTTTTCATGTGAACGACCCGATCGTCCGGATTCGTCGGCGTGGGTGCCAGACTATCGGGGAACAGTGAGTGCACGGTCGATTGCACGGAGCTCACATCGAGCCCCACTTGGTGGATGCGCTCGAGTTGCGGAGCGTAGTCTTCGCGATCGAGCTTGAATTCACATATCTCTATGGCAGCGACCCCGTGAGCGCGGTAGCGTTCGATGTCGCGTTCGAACGACCAGGGCCACGTCGTGAACTCGCTCACGCCAAAGCAGCCGACGGACTCCCCCATGCCTTATACCTCTTGTCGTAGCTCGAGAACGCAGAAACCTTTGGCATCAAGTTGGATCGCAATGCCGCGCTTGAGATCTTCGGCTTTCTTACTTGCGGCGTCCAACCACTCGCCGCGAAGACTATTGTAAGCGCGCACGGCGTAGCGCCCGGCAAGGCTTGTCGTTAATCGCAACGAGGTCGTCGTCGTGCGGTCCATGGTATTTCCAACCAAGATGACCATGTGATTGCGCTTACGCAGCGCGATCGCCGTCGCGGCGTCTCCACTCACATGTACGTCCGCGCTAATATCGCTATCGTAAGCTTGGTACATCATCGATTGATCGAACCGGAAGTTCGCATACATTTTGATGTCGGGAGCGCGGACGACAAACCACGTTAGACGCTTGCCGCTCAGCGGCAAGTCGCGTACGCCCATCCATTTCCAGCCGGCTGCCAATTTAGGGTTTACGCTTGGCGACCCACCGGAAAGATTCAGACCACCGGCCCCTTCGATCGCCGCCCACAAATAGCGTGGCGGAAACCACGGCGACAGCATCATTCCTTGATTAGCCAGCGTCTCGCCGTGCAGCCATTCAGAAAATTGCCCGGGCACGGTGTTATTGTGCAGCGGGTCCTTCGAATAATGCTGGAAGCTACTTCGTAAAGCGAAAGCCATGAAATCGGCATTGAAACGCGCCGCAGCAAAGGCATACCAAAACGTAACACCTACCCAAATGCCGCCCAGCAGGCCGTAGCCGTGCGTTGGCCCGTAGTTGATATCGTTACGCGGAATCGTATGGATGCCGGCGTCGCTCCAGAACTCGGGTCCGCTGAGCTTACTGACGACGCGCGCGGCCGTTTCGTCGTCGGCCACCCCGAACATGACCGGGAAGACCAAGTCGGAAGTAACGTCGGTGCGAGCTTTGCCGTTCAGATCGATATTGAGATAATACAAGCCTGTCTCTGAATCGAGCAAATGCTCGTTGATGGCCTTGCGCAACGTGTCGCCGTGTTCCATGAACTCTGCGGCTTCCTTATGCTTGTCCAGCACTCTCGCCATGTGCCCGACCGTTTTGAGCGCGGCATAGCATTCCGAGTTCACTTCGGTCGTCGCCCCCGACAGCCGATAGTTTTTGATGACGTTGCGCCATCCGACGATGCCCCAATCAGACGTTCCAGTTGCCGTGCACCAGACCAGACCCTGCTCGTTGCGCTGCGACAGAATGTAGCGAGCGGCCTTGAGCGCCTTGGGGTAGACTGACTTCAAAAAGCTCACGTCGCCAGTCGTATTGTAGTGGTGCCACAACGCTAAAATGAGCAGCGGGGTATTGTCGTTGATATTGAGACCGTAGTCTGCCGATTTTCCGTTCCGAATATCATAGTACTCGATGACCATGCCGTTCTTGTTCAGGTGATTCGCATACCACAACAGCGATTCGCGGGCGAAACGCGGCGTGATGTAATCGGCCCCGAATGCAAACCAGGCCGTATCGCGGCCGACGCTATTATTGGAGCGAGTCGGATCGTTCACGAAGCTCCAGCCCGTCTTGGCCAGCACTTCGGTACGGAGCATATTGGCTTTCGCCCATAAGACGCCGCGATTTACGTCGGGGTCCGGCGTCAGGACCACGGCTAGGCCGAGAATTTCGTCGTAGTGTTGGCGAGTCCGCGCGAGAGCTGCTGTAGGGCTCGGACACGACCGGTACGTTCGTTGCGCAGTCGCTCGGCCCGACGTGGAAAACGATAGCAACAATGTAAGCTCGCCGTATTCGCCAGGCTCGAGCGAGTGACTGAAGTGCAGAATTCCGATTGGGTCGCCCGGGCCTTTCTCGGTTTTATCGGGAAGCTCGCCGGGAAAATTCGAGGCGCTCGACTTGCCCATATCGTGGGTTGTCTCGTAGGATGTCGGCTCGACGGAGCAACCGAACATTCGCACGAGATTCGGGTCTGACTTGTTCCAGGCCACGATCGCCCGGTGCTTTGGGCTATACGTCGTCAAGACGTCGTGGTTGGTGTTTCCGCGCAATTGAGCGGACGCATAACTGCCAATCTGCAACTCTTCGGCCGTGTCGTTCGTCAGTTTCAATCGATAGTAAGCGGCCGGCGGATCGACGGTGTTTCCATCGGGTTTGCCGTTCAGAACGAAGACGTCTTCTTCGACCGTGATACCGTTTGAAAGCGTAAATATATGTTGCTGATGGTCGGGATGAATGACGAATTTTCCGTCCAAAGCCGTAAGCTGGATTCCGGTTTGTTCGTCCCAGTGGTGCAACACTACGGTCCCGATAACACTTAAACCGGCATCGATCGAATACAACTTCTCAATCGCACCGGTAGGCTTAATGATGACGACGGCTTTCGGAGCGCCCAGGGTGCTGCCCGCCGCCATTTGGCTGTCGGCGATTTCATAGGTCGACATCCGTTCGCCGGATCCGGCTATTCGGGCGATCACAGACTACCGGATTGTTTTGTCATACCGCCGTCGATAACGTACGATGCGCCCGTAACGTAGCCGCCCTCGTCGCTAGCAAGATAGACACATAGACCTGCGATTTCTTCAGGCTTGGCCATCCGGCGCAAGGGAATTTCCGCCAGTAGCCGATCGTATGCTTTACGGTTGCCCTTGAGTTTAGCGTCCATCGGGGTGTCCACCGCACCCGGACACACGTCGTTGACGGTTATACCATAAGCCGCGAGTTCGACCGCGATGGTGCGCATGAGCATTTTGACGCCACCCTTAGAAGCGCAGTAGGGTGCGTTTGTCGGCATCGCCAGCTCTTCGTGCACCGAAGAGATGTTGATAATTCGCCCGCCGCGCTTTTGCTTAACCATCTGTTTTGCCGCGGCTTGCGAACCGATCCAAGCTCCGGTTAGATTGATCGCGATGATCTTAGACCACTCATCGAGCGGCGTTTCCAAGAATGGCGCCTTGTGTTCGATCCCCGCATTGTTGACGAGAATGTCTACGCCGCGAAAATGTTGCACCGCCGCCTCGATGAGCTCGGCCACCTCGTCGGCTTTACTGATATCTGCCGCGACCGCATACGCCTTGCCGCCGAAGTTCTCGATCTCGTCGACGAGTGACGTAGCCGGCTTTTCATCGCCAAAATAGTCGATGACGATCTTGCCGCCTTCGCGCGCCATCCGCAATGCGATCGCTCTCCCGATTCCGCTGTCGCCTCCGGTGACGATCGCCACCTTATCCACCAAGCGCATGGCTCTCCTCAAAAGACGTTGCGTCTTCTTCAATCAGCGGGAGGCGGTTTACGCCACGCGGGAAGGCCATCTGCAAGGACCAATCCATCGCGACTCGTGCTTTGCGACTCCAACCCGGCAGGCGGCCCAAATAGTACGAACGCCAGAGCAGCCACGCCGGAAGCCCCGCAAGCAGTTTCCCGCCGGGCAATTCGGCCAACGCTTGGCGATCGCCGAGGCACGCCATTTGTCCGAGCTCTTGGTACCTGAAGTTTCGAGTCGTTTTCCCCCGCAGCGCGGCGAGCACGTTTCGTGCTACCAACGGGCCCTCGCGGGTCGCGTTTTGCGCCAACGGTGCGTACGTACCACCGCGGCGGCGCGGAACGGCGGCGCAATCGCCGAGCGCCCAAATATCCTGCGCGCCAGGCACCGAAAAGTCGCCGTTCACTGTAACCGCTCCGTGTTCGTTGGTTTCGATGCCGAGCGTTTTCACGAACGGTGCAGGCTCGACACCAGCCGACCACACGATCGTGCGGCTCTCGAAGCGTCTGCCGTCCTTCAGCTCCAAACCGTGGCCGTCCGCCGCGGCAACGTCGTCGCCCAAATTGATGCGTACGCCTCGTCGCGACAACGAGCGCGCTGCGTTCTTGCCAAACTTCTCCGGCAGATGTTGCAACAATCCGCGGCCGCTCTCGACTAACACCACCTCGACACGACCCCGGTCGATTTCCGGAAAGTACCGTAACACCGACCGCAAGAATCCTTGCAGTTCGCCGGCGGCTTCAACGCCGGTAAATCCTCCGCCCACGATGACGAATCGCAGCAAGCGGTCGCGCTCGACCAAATCGTGCGTTCTCGCGGCCACCTCTAGCGCTCCTAGAACACGGTTACGCACGTGGACGGCGTCGGCGATCGTCTTAAACGCCAGCGCGAATTTCTCAACACCCGGCACGCCCATCGTCGAACTGCTCGAACCGACCGCGAGTACGAGTTGGTCGTACGCAACCGTCTTGCAATCGTGCGTCAAGGGGTGGCGTACGGAAACGGTGCGAGCTTCTCGATCGGCTCGGATCGCCTCGCCCAGTTCGAATTGCGATGCGCGCAGTAGCGCTCGCAAGGGCTGAGTAACGTCGCGTACATCGAGCGAACCGCTCGCAACCTCGGGCAGCATGGGCGTGAACAGCATGTAATTTTGGCGGTTGATCACCGTCAATCGTACATCGCGCGGACTGGAACGACGTTCGAATTCTCGAGCGGCGGCGACCGCGGCGAAGCCGCCGCCCACGATTACGATGCGATGCATGGCATTACGTCAAACCGCATATCGCTCGGCGTCCGAACGCTTGAGCTCCAAGCCGATCCCGGGCCGGCTAAGATCCGGGTGAAGGCTGCCGTCGACCGGTTCGGCCGGTCCGTCGAACAGCATTCGCTCGATCCGTACGTGGTCAAAAAAGTACTCCATATGGCGTAGCTGCTTGCAAGCCGCCGCAGCGTGCAGTTGAACGTATGGAGCGCAGTGCGTCGACAGGGGCTGCATCATCGTTTGGCAGAGACCGTCCACGGCTAAAAGCCCGCTGAAGCCGGCGCAGCGCGTCGCATCCGCTTGCAGTACGTCAACCGTCGCGGCTCGCAACATGCGCTCGAAGTGATAGAGCCCGTACCCATACTCACCGTCGGCGACATCCATGCCTGCGGGCACACCTCTCCGAACGATGCTTAGCCCATCGAAATTTTGATGGTACACGGGCTCTTCGTACCACGTGACACGAGCCTGCGAAAATTGCTCCGCTTGGCGTAGCGCCTGTTGAATCGAGTAGGCTCCATTTGCATCCACGAACAGCTCCGCCTCGTCGCCAATCGCGCGGCGCGCCGCCGAAACGCGCCGAACATCAGCGTGCGGATCGCGCCCAACCTTCATCTTCACGCGCGGAATGCCCGCGCTGACCCATTCGCCCAACTGCTCGCATAGACGCTCAAGCGTATATGAGGTAAAGCCTCCGCTCCCATACACCGGCACGGCTTCGCGTGCAGATCCAAGCATCACGCACACGGGCAAGTCCAACGCCTTCCCTTTGAAATCCCAGAGTGCGATGTCGAGTGCCGAGATAGCCATCGACGCGATACCATCGCGCCCGAGGTTGCGGATCGAGTGGAACATATCGTTCCAGCGCGACCCAGTCTCCATGGCGTTTTTTCCAACGAGCACGCCGGCTAAGAGCGAGTGAACGAGCTTCGCGGTCGACACGTCCGCATAGGTATAACCGATACCGGTGACGTTGCCGGAATGAACCTGCACGTACACCAACGTGGTCGCATCCCATTCCAGCGTTCCGTCGGATTCGTGGCCGTCGGTCGGCACCGTGTAGGCCCGTACGTCAACCGCTTCTATAGGGTACTCGCAACGTCGAGCCAAGGCGATGGTCATTCGTTTTCTAGCTCTCGCTCCGGTTCGGAAGCACGGTCGCAAGCACGGTGCTGATGGTATCGCGGACCACGCCGTCCCGATCCGGATCGCCTTGCACCATTGCCGAAAACAGATTGTGCGCCTGTTCGAGGGTGATGTGCGGCGGCAGCTGCGAAATGTCTCGGTCGACGACCGCATCGAAGATTACCGGCCGATCGGCGGCTAAGGCACGATTCCAAGCCGGCCCGACTTCCTCGGGCTTCTCAACTCGAATGCCACAGAGTCCGAGCGACTCGGCGTAGTGCGCGTAGTTGAAGTGCGGAAGATTTTGAGAAGCTTCGTACTTCGGGTTACCAGACTCGACGCGCATCTCCCAGGTCACCTGGTTGAGATCCGAGTTGTTGAGCACCAGGAAAATGAGCCTCGGATCGCCCCACTCCTTCCAATATTTCTTGACGGTCAGCATCGACGCATTGCCGTTCATCTGCATTGCTCCGTCTCCGGTCATCGCCACGGCAATTCGATCGGGAAATGCGAATTTCGCCGCGATCGCGTACGGAACCGCACCGCCCATTGTTGCCAATCCTCCCGACAACGATGCTTTCATACCGCGACGAATGTGAATGTTGCGTGCGAACCAATTGGTGGACGTGCCGGCATCGCTGCTTAAAATCGCGTTATGCGGAAGACGGTCGTTCAGTTCCCAAAACACCAACTGCGGATTGAGCGCTTTGCCCTCAACGCGCGACCGCCTGCGTTCGTCGCGTTCCCAGTTCCGTCTGCCATGGGCGATCTTTTCACGCCATTCCGTTTCAGGATTCTGGTGCAGCAGCGGCAACAACTGGGACAACGTCCGAGCGCTGTCCCCGATGAGATTGACTTCGGTCGGGAACCGTAGCCCGATGTTCCGCGCGTCGATATCGATCTGCACCCCTCGCGCCTGGCCGGGTTTGGGAAGAAATTCTGAATAGGGGTAGCACGTGCCAACCATCAGTAGGGTGTCGCATTCGTTCATCATCTCGTAGCTGGGGTGCGTTCCGAGCAAACCCAACGTCCCGGTCACGTAGTGCAGATCGTCCGGCAACGCGGCCTTGCCCAGTAGCGCTTTCGCGACCCCGGCACCCAAGCGGTCGGCAACGGCCATCACCTCTTCGGCAGCGTTTATCGCGCCCGCACCGATCAGCATCGCGACTTTCGTGCCGGCATTTAGAATATCGGCAGCGCGTTCGAGATCTGCCTTTTGCGGTACGACGATCGGAGCCGAATATCCAACTCCGCTCGGGACCATATTGTGCTTGTGCGGCTGAACCGAAACCGCGTCTTCTTCTTGGATATCCTTAGGAACGATCACGCACGTAACCGTTCGATACGCTGCCGCGGTGCGCACCGCCCGATCGATGATGTGGCCCATGGCGGCCGGGCTCGAAACCGTATACGTATAGGCGCTGACATCTTGCATCAGCACTTGCAGATCGACCTCTTGCTGATACGAGCCGCCGAGTGCGCTAACGGCAGCCTGTCCGACGATTGCGACGACCGGCATGTGATCCATTTTGGCATCGTATAAACCGTTGAGCAAATGAATGGCGCCCGGCCCCGACGTCGCCAAGCAGATGCCCGTTTCGCCGGTAAATTTTGCGTGCGCGCACGCCATGAAAGCAGCTTCTTCTTCGTGCCGCACTTGGACGAATCGGAGTTTGTCCCCGATCCGATCGAACGCACCCATAATCCCGTTGATGCCGTCTCCCGGATAACCGAAAATTCGATAGAAACCCCAGTCGACCAATCGTTGCAATAAAAAATCGGCAGTTGTTGCCATACAATTACACCTAAACCTTATATGTTTATGTTCCCAAACTCACTGGCCTCAAAACTTGCAGCCAACCGGCCGATTCGCCGCGTTCCGGCAGATTTTAAATCGTCGCCGTCTTACGCCTTACTACGATCCGCCGCTAGCGGAAACTACACGCGGGGCATTCCATGCCCCCAGGTATCGGGCGGCGAGAGATCGCGATGGAAAACCGGCGCTTCCATGTTGCGCACATCGCTTGCGAAAATATCGTTACCTTCGCGAATAATGTAATCAGCGATGCGCGCCGACAGGGCCATGATCGTCAAACCGGGATTGGCCGAGCCTTGGGTCGGCATGATGCTGCCGTCGCAAACGAAGAGGTTCGCAACGTCGTGCGTTCGACCGAATCGATCGACCACCGACGTCGCTGGATCGGAACCCATTCGTGCCGCACCGACGAGGTGCGCGTAGCGCGTCTCCTGTACCACTTCTTGGGCTCCGGCCGCCCACATGACTTCCTCGGTTTTCTTCTTGCCGAATGCGACGAGCTTCTTGTCGTTATCGTGTAAGTTGAACGTGACTTTCGCGACGGGCAGGCTGTGGCGATCCCGTTCATCGGCCAGTTGCACGCGGTTGTCGGCGTGCGGAAGAATCTCGCCGAGCAGTCCGAATGCGGCCCAATGGTTGTAGTCCATCATGACGCGGCGCAATCCCCACCCCCAAGCGCCTTTGGCGACCGCCATCTGTTTAGCGAAGGCAATCGGCAGCGGCCCGACGGTCTGGATCGCGAAACCGCGCGCGAAATCGCGCTGCGGATCGGTTTCGTAGAATTCCTCGGTCAGCGCGTTCGCCGGCGGAGCCTTATACATGCGAACCGGCTGCTCGAAACGCCCCATGACCACGTTCCCCGCTTGCGCCATCAAGTAGCGACCTACCGTGCCGCTCGAATTTGCAAGGCCGGCTTCGAATCCGGTACACGCCGAGTTGAGCAGGAGCCGTGGTGTTTCGATCGAGTAACCTGCAACGACGACGGCTTTGGCTTTCTGAAACCGTTCGCGCCCTTCCGCATCGATATACGTCACGCCGATCGCACGCCGGTTGCGACCGATATCGATGCGTGCGACCATACAGTTCGGACGAAGTTCGGCTCCGTTAGCGAGCGCGTCCGGGACGTGCGTGATCAGCGTGCTCGCTTTAGCTCCGACTTTACAACCTTGTATACAAAAGCCGCGGTAGATGCAATGCGGCCGATCGCCGCGCGATCCCTCGAGAATCGCGACCGGACCGCCGGCGGAGACGCCGATGCCCAACTGCGTGCACCCACGAATGAGCGCGTCGCCCACGCCTCCCATCGGATGTGGACCATAGGCATATCCGTGAGGATCGCCCCAGGGATAGTACGCCGGCCCCGATACCGGAAGTTCCAGCTCCATCAACTCGTAATACGGCTTGATGTCCGCATACGAGATCGGCCAATCGACGCCGACTCCATCGAGGGAGTACGTGTGGAAATCGGAGGGATGAAGTCGGGGCGTGAACGAGGCCCAGTGCACGGTTCCGCCTCCGATGCCTTGTCCGCAGTTGTTCGCGCCTAGCGCAAGCGGATTCTCGCCGCCGGTTACGCGCTTTTCAGTCCAGTAGAGTTTGTGTGAGCCCTTCTCGTCACTGACCCAGTCGCGTTCCGTGTCCCAAAACGGTCCCGCGTCGAAGCCGATTACGCGAAACCCAGCACGCGCCAAGCGCTGCAATAAGACACCGCCTCCCGCGCCGACACCCACGATGACGTAGTCGACTTCCTCGCCTTGCGCGAAGCGTCGCATTGGCGTGTGGATTTTCTGAAGCGCTCCGAGCCGGTGCGACGCGTCGTCGGACGATCGGAATTTTCCAAGTAACGGTGCCTTCAATGGGTGCCACCTTGCCCAGGCGAATCGGCGTGTTCCCACGTACCGGCGACCGGCTCGTACTCTCCCGAAATCGACGAAGCGGGAGAACGCCATGCGTAGCGCTCTTCCGCCGTTTCCCAGGGTTCGGGCTCGCCACGTTCCAAGCGTATATACGCGCGCGGATAGGCGGGTCCGCCGAAACCGATCTCGTCCCACGCCCACGGATGCGCGTAGTACGCCTCCGCGCAGTCTTGCACGAGCAGCATCCAGAAGCGGTGAACCGGCATCCGATTCCAAATCTCGTGCGCCCCGGAGGGTTTGCCCTGATGCAGCGAGCGGAGTATCGCTTCTTGCTCGACCGTACCGATTTCCACGAACCCGCGTTCGTGCAGCGCGTGCGAAATCTGCTCGATGGCCTCCAACCCAAGGGTGTAAGCTTCGCGGTCGGGCGGCATTTGTTCGAAACGATAGCCGTCGTGCGAATCCTCGTAGAGGCGTCGATCGATCTGCGGAACGATCGCTATCCGATGCGCCTGATCGCGATCGTCCTGCGGGAGAATACAATTGCAAATGGCTTCGAGCAGCTTCGCCTGTCGCGCGTCGAAGAATCGGATATCCGGGACGTTTTCGACGCGATCGAGCACGACCTCACGCGTCGTGGCATCCCAAAACTTTTGCTGCGAGAGGGTTTGGAATTTCGGATAGTATCCGGGTTGCGGTAAGGGTCCGATCGGCGCTCCGCTGTCCGGATCAGTAGGACGGCGATCCGCTTCGCTAGAGGTTTTCTTCAACGTCTTTTTCCTCGGCGCAGTAAGCTGGCCAGAATACCGAGTGCGCCGCTGGCCGCGAACAGCATCGGAGCGAATATTGGCGGACCATAGATAATGTTATAGAGAAGGTTCTTCGATCCGCCGGCGCGCCGCAGCGTTCCGCGCACGTGAAAAAAGCAACCGATGCCGCCATCTATCACGGCGAGCGCTGAAACGGCGGGCAATGCGGTCTGGGCGACCCGCACGCTACGTAGCGCAGCAATGCCGGTCGCTACGACGATCGGCGTCAGGATCACGGGCGTCCATTGCACGGGGTACCGAAAATTGTTCCTGTAGTGCGAGTACCAAGCCTCGAAGCCACTTAGAGACGTTGCAGCAATCGTCGCGACGATCATACACCGTTGAAATCGGCCTTCGCGAAGATCTTGCTCCCACGAAATTGGCTCGTGTTCTACCGCGAATCGTTTTGCCCAATGCGTCGAAGATGCAGGCCGGGGCAAACTTCGGCCATTACCATCGTCGCGGCGCAAAAAAGCGGCCACGAGCCCGAGGTATGCGCTCACACCAAATAACAGTGGAGCGAACACCGGCGGCCCCATCACTATATTAACGATTGGCAA contains the following coding sequences:
- a CDS encoding GMC family oxidoreductase, which produces MRRFAQGEEVDYVIVGVGAGGGVLLQRLARAGFRVIGFDAGPFWDTERDWVSDEKGSHKLYWTEKRVTGGENPLALGANNCGQGIGGGTVHWASFTPRLHPSDFHTYSLDGVGVDWPISYADIKPYYELMELELPVSGPAYYPWGDPHGYAYGPHPMGGVGDALIRGCTQLGIGVSAGGPVAILEGSRGDRPHCIYRGFCIQGCKVGAKASTLITHVPDALANGAELRPNCMVARIDIGRNRRAIGVTYIDAEGRERFQKAKAVVVAGYSIETPRLLLNSACTGFEAGLANSSGTVGRYLMAQAGNVVMGRFEQPVRMYKAPPANALTEEFYETDPQRDFARGFAIQTVGPLPIAFAKQMAVAKGAWGWGLRRVMMDYNHWAAFGLLGEILPHADNRVQLADERDRHSLPVAKVTFNLHDNDKKLVAFGKKKTEEVMWAAGAQEVVQETRYAHLVGAARMGSDPATSVVDRFGRTHDVANLFVCDGSIMPTQGSANPGLTIMALSARIADYIIREGNDIFASDVRNMEAPVFHRDLSPPDTWGHGMPRV
- a CDS encoding gluconate 2-dehydrogenase subunit 3 family protein yields the protein MKKTSSEADRRPTDPDSGAPIGPLPQPGYYPKFQTLSQQKFWDATTREVVLDRVENVPDIRFFDARQAKLLEAICNCILPQDDRDQAHRIAIVPQIDRRLYEDSHDGYRFEQMPPDREAYTLGLEAIEQISHALHERGFVEIGTVEQEAILRSLHQGKPSGAHEIWNRMPVHRFWMLLVQDCAEAYYAHPWAWDEIGFGGPAYPRAYIRLERGEPEPWETAEERYAWRSPASSISGEYEPVAGTWEHADSPGQGGTH